A single window of Betta splendens chromosome 11, fBetSpl5.4, whole genome shotgun sequence DNA harbors:
- the LOC129604854 gene encoding uncharacterized protein LOC129604854 — protein sequence MRFWKTTLEANGKPFAQVSIKCGIYQGDALSPLLFCIGLNPLSQIINKTGYGYRLRNGATISHLLYMDDIQLYAKSERDKYLQRVRQVLRSQLNGKNKSQAINSYALPVIRYPAGIIRWPKEEIQTTDVKTRKLLTMNGGFHPKSSTLRLYASLKEGGRGLVSVRATIRDETCKIHKYIKEKAPTDDVLSECLRQWRTEDEMLEEGPSWEDKPLHGMYHRNITEVADLNKSYQWLERAGLKDSTEALILAAQEQALSTRAIEAQIYHTRQDPRCRLCKEAPETVQHITAGCKMLAGKAYMERHNQLAGIVYRNICAEYGLETPRSKWETPPKVVDNERAKILWDFQIQTDRMVMANQPDIVVVDKEQSKAVVVDVAIPSNGNIRKKEHEKLEKYQGLREKLEKAWKVKGGACVDRSTGGCDPQTGGVATTDPWKNIRHLSPEKCSARNSKDTAQNPQAPWPLVEDPSLESG from the coding sequence ATGAGGTTTTGGAAAACCACCCtggaagccaatgggaagccatttgcccaagtatccatcaaatgtggcatataccaaggagatgcactgtccccactgctgttctgcataggtctgaacccccttagccaaataataaacaagactggctatggataccgactccggaacggggccaccataagtcacctcctctacatggatgacatccagctgtacgccaagagtgagcgagacaaatacctccaacgagtaaggcaagtcctaagaagccagctcaatggcaagaacaaatcccaggcaataaacagctacgccctgccagtgatcagataccctgcgggaataataaggtggccaaaggaagagatacagaccacagatgttaagacacgaaagctcctcaccatgaatggagggttccaccccaaatccagcaccctgagactgtacgctagcctcaaggaaggaggccgaggactagtgagcgtgagagccactatccgggatgaaacatgcaagatccataagtacatcaaggagaaggccccgacagatgacgtgctgagtgaatgtctcaggcagtggagaacagaggatgagatgctggaagagggaccatcatgggaggacaagcccttacacgggatgtaccaccggaacataactgaagtggctgatctcaacaaatcctaccaatggcttgaaagggctgggctgaaggacagcacagaggcactcatcctggccgcacaggagcaggccctgagcaccagagccatagaggcccagatctaccacaccagacaagacccaaggtgtagactgtgcaaagaggcccctgagacggtccagcacataactgcagggtgtaagatgctggcagggaaagcatacatggaacgccataaccaattggctggcatagtatacaggaacatctgcgcggagtatggactggaaaccccaaggtcaaagtgggaaacacctcccaaggtggtagacaacgagcgagccaagatcctgtgggacttccagatccagactgacagaatggtaatggcgaaccaaccagacattgtggtggtggataaagagcagagcaaagccgtagtggtggatgtggcaataccaagcaatggcaacatcaggaaaaaggaacatgagaaactagagaaataccaagggctcagagaaaaactggagaaggcttggaaggtgaagggtGGTGCCTGTgttgatcggagcactgggggctgtgacccccaaactggaggagtggctacaacagatccctggaaaaacatccgacatctcagtccagaaaagtgcagcgctaggaacagcaaggatactgcgcagaaccctcaagctccctggcctctggtagaggacccgagcttggaaagtggatga